Within Synechococcus sp. NB0720_010, the genomic segment CGGCCGACCTCATTGCCAGTGACACGGTTGCCATGGCTGGTGGCGGTGACGCGCACCTTGGCGGGTTGGTTGCTTCCTGCGGGTTGACCGCCGCAGAAGGTCTGGAAGACTTCGGCGCCGAGGTACTCGGTCCCGGTGATCGAGCGGCAGGTGGCCGCTTCGTTACCGGTGGTTTTCGCCGAGCGGTTGGCCTGGGTGCCGGTGACGGTCTGACCAGAGAGGGTCTCGCTCACACCCACCTTCCAGGCGGCATCCGCGGCTGCGGCTTGCTTGGCGCCATGGCGATTGGGGCCACTGGGGCGGGTTCCGCTGTTGCGAGCCGTACCCGCAGAACCGGTTTTGCTCTTGAGCTCACGCACCTTTTGCGCCAGCTCACGGGCACTGAGGTCGGGGTTGATCTGACGGGCCACAGCAGCTGCACCGGACTTGGCCGCCGTGCTCGCGGACTTGCCGCGCTTGCTCAGGGCTTCGCGGCGCGCCAGGACAAGTGCCCGGCTGGCGTTGTGGACAGCCGTGCCCTTGCGGGCTGCGGGGCGATTGCCTGCGGCAGCACGGGAGGAGCTGGAGGGACGCTCAGTGCTGAGGGAGAGGCTGGCGGAACGGGAAGAGGAGGTATCGCTGGTCGTCTCTTGGCACTTGCACTTGTGCTCAGCAGCCGGTGCCGATGCGGCCTTCGGGGCTTCCTTGGCGACGTCGGTGCGGGTGCGGTCCTTCGAGGTGTCGGCACGCTTGCCGCCGCGGGTCATGGCCTCGCGACGGGACAGCACCAGATCGCGGCTGGGGTTCGAAACGCGCTTGCCAGCGGAGGAACGGTGGCTGCTGGGGGCGGACAGCTGACGGGTAGGCGCCGGAGCGGCTGCGGGAGCCTCGGCTGCGGCGGGACGCGGTGCGGAACTTGGAGCGGCGTTGGTCCGGGTCGGACGGGCATCCGCGACGCTGCGGACGCGACCGCCACCACTGCCGTAGCGACCGGTGGCTTTCTTGCCGCCGTCGGTGAGGGCCTTGCGGCGCTCAAGGGCTGCTTCGCGACTCGATTTAGTGGCCATGTCCGCCCGGTGTATGGAATGACTGGATGGCATTAACGAAGCCGTTGATTTGCGTCAACACGGCATCGGAATGCTTGAAATCTGAATGCGAAAAATCGCAGTCAGATGGTTAATGAGTAAAAGAAGGAGTGGTCTCGAGGTGAATCGAGACCACAACTTTTAGAAGGCAGCTAATCAGCGGCCTTCGAACACCACGAAGCAAGCGCCTTGGCTTTGGGTGTAGGCGTCGTAGCCCACGAGACGCACGTGGTGGTCGGGGTAAGCGCGGTGGCAAGCTTCGAGCTCGTTCACGATGACGCTCAGATCCTTCTCACCGAAGAAGGGCAGCTTCCAGTAGGACCAGTAGGTGGCCATGGAGCGGCTGGGGTGGACGTGCTCAACGAGCGGGCTCCAACCCTGGGCAATGATGTACGCGATCTGGTCGTAGATCTCGTCCTGGGTCATCGGCGGGAGGAAGCCGAAGGTCTCCAGGGTGGCGACTGTTTGGTAGTCACCCACGGTGCTCTTGAAAGGCATGGGGTTCCTTGAGATGGATGGAATGAATGAACCTTGATTTGGTTCGATGTCCTGTTCCGATCACTGAATGGGATGGAGCCAACGGATGTTGACTCCGATTCCCAATCGCTTCGAAATCAGTTGACGTCGAGCTTGTCGACGGTGTCGAACTCGAACTTGATTTCCTTCCAGGTCTCGAGGGCGATGGCCAGCTCGGGGCTGTGCTTCGCGGCTTCCATGAGGATGTCGCGGCCTTCGCGCTCAATCTCGCGACCGGCGTTACGGGCTTTGACGCAGGCTTCCAGTGCCACGCGGTTAGCGGCAGCACCAGCAGCAGAACCCCAGGGGTGACCGTGGGTACCACCACCGAACTGGAGCACCGAGTCGTCGCCGAAGATGCTCACCAGGGCAGGCATGTGCCAGACGTGGATACCGCCGGAGGCCACGGCGAACACGCCGCCCATGGAGCCCCAATCCTGGTCGAAGAAGTTACCGCGGCTGCGATCTTCGGGAACGAAGGATTCGCGCAGCTGGTCGATGTAGCCGAGGGTGGACTGACGGTCGCCCTCGAGCTTGCCGACCACGGTGCCGGTGTGCAGCTGGTCACCACCGGAGAGACGCAGGCACTTGGCGAGAACGCGGAAGTGGATGCCGTGCTTGGGGTGACGGTCGATCACCGCGTGCATGGCGCGGTGGATGTGCAGCAGGATGCCGTTCTTACGGCACCAGTGTGCAAGACCGGTGTTGGCGGTGAAGCCACCCGTGATGTAGTCGTGCATGATGATCGGCTGCCCGAGTTCCTTGGCGAACTCGGCCCGCTCGTACATCTGCTCAGGGGTGGCGGCGGTGCAGTTCAGGTAGTGACCCTTACGCTCGCCGGTCTCCTGCTCAGCGGACTTCACAGCTTCGGCAACGAACTCGAAACGGTTCTGCCAGCGCTGGAAAGGCTGAGAGTTGATGTTCTCGTCGTCCTTGGTGAAGTCCAGACCGCCGCGGAGGCATTCGTAGACGACACGGCCGTAGTTTTTACCGCTCAGGCCGAGCTTCGGCTTGATGGTGCAACCCAGCAGAGGACGGCCGTACTTGTTCATACGGTCGCGCTCGACCACGATGCCGTTCGGGGGACCCATGCAGGTCTTGATGAACGCCATCGGGAAGCGGATGTCTTCCAGGCGCAGGTGGCGCAGTGCCTTGAAACCGAAGACGTTGCCGACCAGGGAGGTCAGAACGTTGGTGACGGAACCCTCTTCGAACAGATCGAGGGGGTAGGCGATGAACGCATAGAAGGATTCCTTGTCGCCAGGAACGTCTTCGATGCGGTAGCAACGGCCCTTGTAGAAGTCGAGGTCGGTGAGGAGCTCGGACCACACAGTGGACCAGGTGCCGGTGGAAGATTCAGCGGCAACAGCAGCTGCAACTTCTTCCTTGGGAACGCCTTCCTGGCCGGTGCACTTGAAGCAAGCCAGCAGGTCGGTGTCGAGGGGTACGTAGTCAGGAGTCCAATACGTGTCGCGGTACTCCTTAACCCCAGCGTCGTACTTCTTAGCCATGGAGAATCTCCGAGTGGGTCGAGGGAAATAAGTCAGAGAGATGAGTGGCCTTTAGAGGCCTAGCTCAGTCCTCAGTCCTTCGAACCAACGAAGCCAGCGCTGCTGTTGAGAGCAGGCTCCACTTCACGGTGGGGGCGAGCAATGATGTGGGCGGCAACCAGGCCATCACCCACGCGCTCGCAGGCATCGGCGCCAGCGCGAACGGCAGCGTTCACAGCACCGGTTTCGCCGCGCACCAGAACGGTGACGTAACCGCCGCCCACGAATTCGCGACCGACCAGGCGCACTTCGGCGGCCTTGGTCATGGCGTCAGCGGCTTCGATCGCGGGGACCAGACCCCGGGTCTCGATCATGCCGAGGGCGATGCCCATGGTTTCGTTAGCCATTACCTGCTCCTGGAGGAGGGGTGGAATGTTCGCCAGCAACCATGCTTCGGCAACGATCCGTAAGTCAAGACATTTGGCCCTGAATCGCGATTACCGTCACCACAGTCATTGATAAGTGGCGCTCATCAGTGCCTCACAAAACTTTGGGGATGCTTCTCTAGCTGGCGGTTGCGACGCCTCTGGGTGTCTCCAAAAGCACTGCAGCTAGAGCATTTCTGCTTCGGAGACGTAGGCCACTCCGCCGTAGTAATCGAGCAGCGGTTTGAGCTTGGTTCGCAGTTGCTCCACAACCTCGGGCTCGCAAAACGTCACGACGTGGGCATTGGCGCCAAGGCCGCTGAAGTCCATCGCTTCTGAGACGGATCCATGGGGTCCTTTCCCTGTGACGTGCTTCATCACCGAGTAACCCGCTGCACCCGCCACCTCAATTGCTTTGAGGATGGGTGTGAGCTCCCGCTCGCTCACCACGACATCAACCCGTTTCATGGCGTCAGCTTGCGGAGGGAAGGATGCGATTGATCAGCGCCATGTACAGGGGGATGCCGATCACGATGTTGAAGGGGAAGGTCAACCCCAGCGCGGTTGAGATGTAGAAGCTCGGATTGGCTTCAGGGACGGTCATGCGCATCGCCGCAGGCACCGCGATGTAGGAGGCACTGGCACACAACACAACAAAGAGCAGGGCATTGCCCGGCCCCAGTCCCAGGCCTCGGGCAATCAAGGTGCCAATCAGGGCATTGCAAAGCGGCATCAGCAGGGCGAAGCCGATCAAGAAGCTTCCTGCCGCTTGGAGATCACGGATTCGCTGGGCGGCGACGATCCCCATGTCCAGCAGGAAAAAGCTGAGGGCGCCGTAGAACAACTTGTCGGTGAAGGGCAGCATCTTTTCAACGCTGCTCGGACTCTGGCCTGCACTGAGGAAACCCACCAGCAGGCTGCCGACGAGCAGGTAGACCGAGCCATTCAGCAGGGATTCGTGCAGGACGGCCCCCCAGCGCATTCCTTCGCTGTTGGGGTTCTCCTTCGGGCCTGCCAACTTCACCAGGAGCAGGCCAACAATGATGGCTGGCGACTCCATTAAGGCCAGGGCGGCCACCATGAAGCCGTCGTGCTGGAGGTGTTGGGTTTCGAGAAAGCTTTCGGCGGTAATAAACGTCACCGCTGAAATGGAGCCGTAGGTCCCGGCAATGGCCGCCGCATTGAACCGGTCGAGCTTCAAGCGCAGTACCCCAAAGGAATAGAGGGGAACGACCAGCGACATCAAGATCGCCGCTGCAATGGTTGGCAGCACTTGCCCGCTGATGCCGCTGTGCTGTAGCTCAAGGCCCCCTTTAAAGCCAATTGCCAGTAAGAGATACAGCGAAAAGAGCTTGGGTAGGGGTGCCGGGATCTCCAGGTCCGAGCCCAAGAGCACGGCAAAAACACCGAGGAAAAAGAACAGAACCGGGGGTGTTAATAGGTTCTGCAGGACCAGGCTGGTGTCCATGGACGAACCTGCAGAGAGGGGCTGCCGTTTGACGCTAGGTGGCCGCGTTCGAACTGTTCCGTGGTGCACACATCAGGCATCAGTGCCATTGCGCGAGCGGGGCGGGATCCCTACGGTTTGAGGGAGGCAGGTGCCCCTGGATTTGTCTGGGGTGGAATGTTCAACCCAACCTGCCTCACCCCCTTAGGCGGCACAATGGCGGCCCCTGGTGTCATTGGATGCGATCTGGCACGCCCCAGCCGATCTTGGTGATTGCCAGTGGCAACCCCTACAAGGTGGCCGAGATCCAAGCGATGCTCGATGCCGTTGAGCTCGAGGTGCGTCAGCAGCCCGAGGGACTCGAGATCGAAGAAACGGGTACCACCTATCTCGAGAACGCTCGGCTGAAGGCCTGCAGCGTGGCCCGGCTCACGGGCCAGTGGGCCCTGGCTGATGACTCTGGTTTGGAGGTTGATGCCCTGGGTGGTGCGCCTGGGCTGTATTCCGCCCGCTATGCCTCCACCGATCCCGAGCGCATTCAACGCCTACTGGAGGAACTGGGAATGACCCCCTACCGCAGCGGCAGCTTTAACAGCGCCATGGTGCTCTCCGATCCCGAGGGCAATCCTGTGCTCGAGTCCCAGGGGATCTGCCGCGGCGAGATTCTCAGTAGCCCGCAGGGGCAAGGGGGCGGCTATGACCCGATCTTCTGGGTGCGGGAAGCAGGACTGACCTATGCCCAGATGGGGCAACACCTCAAGGACAAACTGGGCTCCCGGGGTAAAGCGGCCCGTGCCTTGGCCCCGGGGTTGATGCAGATCTTCGGTCTGCGCTGACTCAGCGGGCAGAGCGCCGGTTGATTTGCTCGACGGCCCGCATCGCAGCAGCAGCAGCTTCGTTGACGTCCCCTTCCCAGCCGGCCAGGGTCAGTCGGCCGAAGGCGCCGACGGCCTTGACGTCGACCACGGTGATGTTGCTGGACTTTTCCGCTTCGTTGGCGGCCAGCAGGACATAGCCGGCCGGTTCGGTCTCCAGGATGAACATGCTCATGCCGGCCTGAATCATCGAGCCGCGCCGGTTCTGACGGTTGATCAGCACGGCGTGGTCGGGGGTGATCGCCCGGATGACCTCGGTCCAGGTCACGCTGCAGCGGGTGCGCTGCTCGACGCTGCTGCCGATGGCTTCAAGGACGACATCGCCGGAGTGGAGCACATTGCTCTGGTCGCGGTGATACAGCGCGAGGGAGCCAAAGGCCCGCTCCACGATCATCTGGCCCAGGCGCACCGTGCTGGCTTTGAGGGCGATGTCCGTCACCCGGTGCACGGCCATGCCAGGGGAGACCTCAAGCCAGAGGCAGGCATCGCCTGGGATGGGCAGGAAGCCCTGGCTCACCGTCCCCATGTAGGTGGCGAGTTGGGGCTGGAGTGAATCGAGAAAGACGTAGGTCCGCAGCTCGATGGATTCGACTGCGCTGGCCTGGCTGACCAGCCGCGCTTCGCTGTCGGTCGTGATGACACAGCTGGCGGCCGATGGGTGCAGCTCATCCAAAGAGGTGCCGCTGCCGCTGAATCCCAGGTCGGTGCCAGTGATCTGCACCGATGCAGTTCGTCGCCTGGGATTGCGTTCAATCAAGGGGTCGGGCTGCTCCCTACAGACGTTGAGGTCCTCTGCTGGTCAGCGGGAGGAGCGCGGCGATCTTACCGCTCTACCGCTGTGTTTCCGCACGATGACCTGGGCGCAAAACGGTGGCGAAGGCCACAACCGCTCTGGGAGGCCTGGCTAACACGGCTTCATTCGCGGTGCGTTGGCCATGCTCACACCGTCCACCAGGCTCCGTCTTCAGAACATCGTCCACCGCATTGGCGCCGACCAGGCGGTGTCGTTGCAGGAACGCATCTACCTCCAAAAATTTGCCGATCGCGACCATGCCGTAGCGGCTTGGTTGCGCCAGGCCCGGCGCCGCCAGCAGGCCGCCTCCAGTCAGGGGCTCGATCGCTTGATGGCGGAATTGGATTTGGGCGAGGTGGACCCTGGAGCGGCCTTCCGGCCTGATCCGGAGGATCCAGGCGATCTCGGTGATTGGTTTGGACAGGCCCCGGATTGGTTGCGCCGCAGTTGATGTCCGCCGGTCTCTGGGGTCTTGCGCCCCGGGCGAGAGCCGGTACCGTCCGGCCATCCCTGCAGGACTGCCCGTGGCTGCTAAGCGCTCTGCCCCTTCTGCCTCCGCGAAGGGCGCTGCTCCCGTTCAAGACGGCGGCGATCTCAATGCTGACCAGGCTTTGGCTCTGGTCAGCATGAGCCTGATGCAGAAGCTTGCGGCCCAAGGGCAGCCCCCCTGGGTCTGGAACGAGTCCGAGGACGGTGGCGCCTGTGATGTCGCCTCCCTGCGCCAGCGCCTGGAGCTCACCCAGTTGGCTCTGCAAACGGGTGCGCCCCTGTCGACGGCAGAGGTGACTTATTTGATGGGTGCCCGTCCCGGCAGCGCCGAGGTGGAGCGGGGCGGCCTGCGGGCTAGGCGCATCAGCCGCAATGTCTGGAAACTGGGCCAAACCGCTGGTGGCGAGGAGCGCCGGGGTGAGGTCACCAGCTTCGCCAGCTTCAATGATGGCCGCCGTCGCTTCGGTTGATCAGGGCAACTCGCCGCCTGCGCTGATCTCTTGATCCCAGGCGGCGATCAGCTGGTTTTTCAGCGCTTCGCTCTGTTCTAGGGCGATCTCCAGTCCCCCCCACCAGTTGATCAAGGCCACGGGGACGGGCATGGCATTGCACTCCAGTTCATAGGACTGGATTTGCTCTTCAGCATCGATCAGGACGCAGATGCTGAACTCCAAGAGCCCGTTGGACCACGGGTGGAGTGAAACGGTCGTCACTGGGCCCAGGTCAATGCTCCACCAGGGGCAATTGGGCGTGACTTTCGGAACCCCGGCGGGAAGGTCAAGCTTGGCCCACCCCCGCAGCACCAGTTGTTCCAGTAGGTCGTTGAGGCTCGAGCGCATGGACTCCCCCGGATGGGGTGTCTTTGTCATGGCACGGCCCATGGGCTGCCAGCAAGGGCAGATCGGGCCATGGTGAGGCCAGCCGCGCGCCACAGGGGTGCTTTCGTTTGCCCGTCGTCTTTTGGGGCGTCCTCTGCTGCGCAGGGAATCGGATGCGCAGCGCCTGCCGAGCCTGATTGCGCTGCCGATCCTCTCCTCGGATGCCCTCTCCTCGGTGGCCTATGCGACCGAGGCCGCCCTGGGGGTGTTGCTTCTGGCCGGCAGCGGTGCCCTTGGTCTGTCCCTGCCGATCACGGCCTGCATCGTCGGCTTGATCGCGATTGTGGTGCTCTCCTATCGCCAGGCGATTGAGGCCTACCCCGAGGGGGGAGGCTCCTATGTGGTCGCCCGGGAGAACCTCGGCGCCTGGGCGGGGTTGGTGGCGGCGTCGGCATTGCTGGTGGATTACACCCTGACCGCCGCGGTGAGTCTGATGGCGGCGGCCCAGGCCCTGAGCTCCCTGCTTCCAGGGCTGCTGGCCCATGAGACCAGCCTCTCTCTGCTGCTGTTGGCACTGGTGGGTTGGGCCAATTTGCGGGGGCTGAAGGAGGCCGGCCGCCTGTTTGTTGTGCCGACCTACTCCTTTGTGGTGATGGTCGCGCTGCTGGCCCTGTTTGGTCTGCAGAACATCGTGTTTGCCCATGGCTTTCGCCCGGATGCAGCGCCGGCGATCGCTGCCCTGGAGCCCTTGGGCCTGTTCTTGATTCTTCGGGCCTTCAGCGCCGGTTGCTCGGCGATGACCGGTATTGAGGCGATTGCCAACGGGGTGAAGGTGTTCCGTGAGCCCTCGGCCCGCCGGGCCCAGGCCACGCTGCTGGTGATGGGGGTGTTGCTGGCGCTGCTGTTCCTGGCCGTCAGCGGTTTGGCCTATCTCTACGGGATTGCCCCCAATCCCGATCGCACCGTTCTGGCCCAGATCGGTCTGCGGGTGTTCGGTCCCGGCAATCCTCTCTATTGGTTCCTGCAGATCAGCACGTTGTTGATCTTGGGCTTGGCGGCAAACACCGCCTTCGCTGGATTCCCGCGGCTGGCGGCACTGCTGGCCAAGGACCGCTACCTGCCTCGCCAGATGGCTTGGTTGGGGGATCGTCTGGTGTTCCAGAACGGCATCGGCCTATTGCTGCTGGTCTCAGCCCTGGTGATCGTGGTCTGCCGCGGCAACACCAATGTCGCGATCAACCTCTATGCCTTGGGGGTGTTCCTGGCCTTCACCCTGTCCCAGGCGGGCCTGGTCAAGCACTGGTGGGTGCGGCGGGGCCAGGGGTGGAGCAACCGCCTAGCGCTGAACGCTCTCGGGGCGTTCACCACCGGGGTGGTGTTTGCCGTGATTGTCGTCAGCAAATTTGACGAGGGCGCCTGGATCGTGGTGCTGCTTCTCCCCCTGCTGGTCTGGGGCTTGGCCGGCATTGGGCGCCGCTACAAGCGGGTCTATGAGGCGATTGAGCTGAAACCAGGGGAGGACTGCTCAGTCCCCTGGCCAGATCGGCGCGATCCCTTGGAGAACCAGAGCATCGTTTGGTTGGCCTCCTGGAGCCGTCCGACCCTGGAGGCCCTGCGCTACGCGGCCCAAGTGTCTGATCGCGTGATCGGCGTCTGGGTCTGTGAACCCGAGGACGATTTCGAGGCCTTGCGCCTGCGCTGGCATCGACTGGTGGGCGATGCGCCTCAATTTGAGTTGCGCCTGCTGGAGAGTCCCTTCGCCTCCTTGATCGATCCCTTTGCCCAGTTCGTGGCCGAGGAGGAGGCCCGCTGCCCAGGGAGTCAATTCACGATCGTGATGCCCATGGCGATCCCCAGGCGCCGTTTTGATCATCTGCTGCTCAACCAGCGCGGCTTGAACATGCGGGAGGCCCTCAATGCTCAACACAGCCGCGTTTTTACCCTCGTTCGCTACTTCCCGCCTGCCTAGAGGGCATCGAGGCAAGACTGCAGGGCGCCGTAGCAGCGCTCCAGTTGGTCGGTGCTGGTGCAGAGCGGGGGCAAGAGATAGACGACGTTGCCCAGCGGCCGCAGGTAGACGCCTTGATCGATGCAGTGGCGCTGAACCGTTTTCCCAATCGGATTGAGATAACTGGTCTGGCCAGCGTCCAGCTCAAAGGCCGCCACGGTTCCTGTGCAGCGAGGCCGAAGCACCTTGGGGTGCTGGGCGAGGGCCGCCAGGTGGGGGGTGTGGCGCGCCTCAAAGTCCCGGTAACGCTCGGGGTTGGCCTCCAGCAGATCGAGGCTGGCCAGAGCAGCGGCACAACCGAGGGGATTGGCGGTGAAGCTGTGGCCGTGGAAGAAGGTTGCCGTGGGTTCGCTGTCGCTGATGAAGCCGGCGTAGATCCGTTCACTGGCCAAGGTCACGGCCATCGGTAAAAAACCAGCGGTGAGACCTTTGGAGAGGGCCACAAGATCCGGCCGAATCCCGGCCCGTTGGCAGGCGAACAGTGCTCCCGTCCGGCCAAAGCCGGTCATCACTTCATCGGCAATCAGCAGGGCTCCACTGGCTTGCACTTGTTCGGCGACTGCTTTTAGAAACTCCGGCCGCACCATGCGCATCCCTGCGGCCCCCTGGATCAAGGGCTCGACAATCAGGGCTGCGGTGGGTGTTTGAAGCGCCTCCCTGAGGGCCGCGAGGGCGGCCTCCTCCCGCTCCTCCACCTGCTCGTCACCCCAGTGGGTGGCGGGCCAGGGAAGTCGGGTGACATCGAAGAGCAGCTCCTCGAAGGCTTCGGTGAAGACCGAGCGATCCCCCACGGCCATCGCTCCAAAGGTGTCGCCGTGATAGGCCCCCTCGAAGGCGATCAGTTGGCGGCGTTCACTGCGCTGATTGCGCCACCACTGCCAGGCCATCTTCAAGGCGACCTCAACG encodes:
- the rdgB gene encoding RdgB/HAM1 family non-canonical purine NTP pyrophosphatase: MRSGTPQPILVIASGNPYKVAEIQAMLDAVELEVRQQPEGLEIEETGTTYLENARLKACSVARLTGQWALADDSGLEVDALGGAPGLYSARYASTDPERIQRLLEELGMTPYRSGSFNSAMVLSDPEGNPVLESQGICRGEILSSPQGQGGGYDPIFWVREAGLTYAQMGQHLKDKLGSRGKAARALAPGLMQIFGLR
- a CDS encoding BMC domain-containing protein, yielding MANETMGIALGMIETRGLVPAIEAADAMTKAAEVRLVGREFVGGGYVTVLVRGETGAVNAAVRAGADACERVGDGLVAAHIIARPHREVEPALNSSAGFVGSKD
- a CDS encoding form I ribulose bisphosphate carboxylase large subunit; the encoded protein is MAKKYDAGVKEYRDTYWTPDYVPLDTDLLACFKCTGQEGVPKEEVAAAVAAESSTGTWSTVWSELLTDLDFYKGRCYRIEDVPGDKESFYAFIAYPLDLFEEGSVTNVLTSLVGNVFGFKALRHLRLEDIRFPMAFIKTCMGPPNGIVVERDRMNKYGRPLLGCTIKPKLGLSGKNYGRVVYECLRGGLDFTKDDENINSQPFQRWQNRFEFVAEAVKSAEQETGERKGHYLNCTAATPEQMYERAEFAKELGQPIIMHDYITGGFTANTGLAHWCRKNGILLHIHRAMHAVIDRHPKHGIHFRVLAKCLRLSGGDQLHTGTVVGKLEGDRQSTLGYIDQLRESFVPEDRSRGNFFDQDWGSMGGVFAVASGGIHVWHMPALVSIFGDDSVLQFGGGTHGHPWGSAAGAAANRVALEACVKARNAGREIEREGRDILMEAAKHSPELAIALETWKEIKFEFDTVDKLDVN
- a CDS encoding ribulose bisphosphate carboxylase small subunit, with the translated sequence MPFKSTVGDYQTVATLETFGFLPPMTQDEIYDQIAYIIAQGWSPLVEHVHPSRSMATYWSYWKLPFFGEKDLSVIVNELEACHRAYPDHHVRLVGYDAYTQSQGACFVVFEGR
- the bioA gene encoding adenosylmethionine--8-amino-7-oxononanoate transaminase; protein product: MAWHPHLWHPITQVARSDAPARVVRAQGSVLQLEDGRELIDAISSWWVTLHGHAEPSVAEAIGHQAQQLEQVIFANFSHSPAEELASRLSALSGLERLFFSDNGSSAVEVALKMAWQWWRNQRSERRQLIAFEGAYHGDTFGAMAVGDRSVFTEAFEELLFDVTRLPWPATHWGDEQVEEREEAALAALREALQTPTAALIVEPLIQGAAGMRMVRPEFLKAVAEQVQASGALLIADEVMTGFGRTGALFACQRAGIRPDLVALSKGLTAGFLPMAVTLASERIYAGFISDSEPTATFFHGHSFTANPLGCAAALASLDLLEANPERYRDFEARHTPHLAALAQHPKVLRPRCTGTVAAFELDAGQTSYLNPIGKTVQRHCIDQGVYLRPLGNVVYLLPPLCTSTDQLERCYGALQSCLDAL
- a CDS encoding sodium-dependent bicarbonate transport family permease → MDTSLVLQNLLTPPVLFFFLGVFAVLLGSDLEIPAPLPKLFSLYLLLAIGFKGGLELQHSGISGQVLPTIAAAILMSLVVPLYSFGVLRLKLDRFNAAAIAGTYGSISAVTFITAESFLETQHLQHDGFMVAALALMESPAIIVGLLLVKLAGPKENPNSEGMRWGAVLHESLLNGSVYLLVGSLLVGFLSAGQSPSSVEKMLPFTDKLFYGALSFFLLDMGIVAAQRIRDLQAAGSFLIGFALLMPLCNALIGTLIARGLGLGPGNALLFVVLCASASYIAVPAAMRMTVPEANPSFYISTALGLTFPFNIVIGIPLYMALINRILPSAS
- a CDS encoding BMC domain-containing protein yields the protein MQITGTDLGFSGSGTSLDELHPSAASCVITTDSEARLVSQASAVESIELRTYVFLDSLQPQLATYMGTVSQGFLPIPGDACLWLEVSPGMAVHRVTDIALKASTVRLGQMIVERAFGSLALYHRDQSNVLHSGDVVLEAIGSSVEQRTRCSVTWTEVIRAITPDHAVLINRQNRRGSMIQAGMSMFILETEPAGYVLLAANEAEKSSNITVVDVKAVGAFGRLTLAGWEGDVNEAAAAAMRAVEQINRRSAR
- a CDS encoding APC family permease — protein: MLSFARRLLGRPLLRRESDAQRLPSLIALPILSSDALSSVAYATEAALGVLLLAGSGALGLSLPITACIVGLIAIVVLSYRQAIEAYPEGGGSYVVARENLGAWAGLVAASALLVDYTLTAAVSLMAAAQALSSLLPGLLAHETSLSLLLLALVGWANLRGLKEAGRLFVVPTYSFVVMVALLALFGLQNIVFAHGFRPDAAPAIAALEPLGLFLILRAFSAGCSAMTGIEAIANGVKVFREPSARRAQATLLVMGVLLALLFLAVSGLAYLYGIAPNPDRTVLAQIGLRVFGPGNPLYWFLQISTLLILGLAANTAFAGFPRLAALLAKDRYLPRQMAWLGDRLVFQNGIGLLLLVSALVIVVCRGNTNVAINLYALGVFLAFTLSQAGLVKHWWVRRGQGWSNRLALNALGAFTTGVVFAVIVVSKFDEGAWIVVLLLPLLVWGLAGIGRRYKRVYEAIELKPGEDCSVPWPDRRDPLENQSIVWLASWSRPTLEALRYAAQVSDRVIGVWVCEPEDDFEALRLRWHRLVGDAPQFELRLLESPFASLIDPFAQFVAEEEARCPGSQFTIVMPMAIPRRRFDHLLLNQRGLNMREALNAQHSRVFTLVRYFPPA
- a CDS encoding P-II family nitrogen regulator, with translation MKRVDVVVSERELTPILKAIEVAGAAGYSVMKHVTGKGPHGSVSEAMDFSGLGANAHVVTFCEPEVVEQLRTKLKPLLDYYGGVAYVSEAEML